TGATTACACAGAAAGTGATTTTCATTGTTACACAGACATTCaagtttatgaattttttttttggttttttacaCCACAGGGTCTGTCTTGCCGTTTTGAAAGATGCCTTTACTAAAGAAGAAGCCACATAAACTTCTTGAGCCCCCAAAGAACTTGCAGCCACAAGAACTTGTTTTTCAAGTTCGTCTCACTAAGGAGATATTCCGAGATTATCAGTATCCTTCTTCTTCTATAACTGTTTTTGGTTTGTGAATTGAAAAAGAAGAGACGTACGTCTTTTTAACATGTTTTGATTCATATTATCTTCCAAAGGCTTTGTTCTTCATGTTTATCAATGCATTTGCTGCGTCAGaacattttttgtttccttgacATAGAATAGAATGTACTTGAAGAGGATAAATCTGTATCGCCAGCGTGTTTGGACATGCAAATCTACTGGCAAAACTAGTCTGACCTACGAGGAGGCCTTAGACTCAGAAAAACTGGCGAGCAAGAAGGTCCAAACTCTTCCCAGAGAGCTAGTTGCACCTGCGTTACGTATCATCCAATTCAGTAAGTTCTTTACACCTTCCCTCCATTATTCTGATAAGCTTGTGTCAGagtcttgttttgtttcattatatatagaaattactGTATGTATCCGAGGATGGCAGCATAAATTGTCAGTATCTCTAATTCTATTTCTACTGTTTTGTGAAGGTACACTCTCATTGAAAGATCTTGCTGACACAATAGCCACCGAGTTGCAAACCTGCTTCTTCGCTGGCGCAGAGCTGTATGGAAACAGGGATGGAGAATCTCACCCGTGCAGAATTTTGAACATACTAACAGATGGGGATAGTGAACCTCAGTATGAGGTAGGCTTCCTTGACAAAGACAAGGAAATAAACGAGAAGGCAGTGCTGTCTGGGGAGGATCTTTCATGGAAGAAGAAGTTTCCATTTAGTAGAAACTTTCTGAAGTCTTTCATTCGAGAGTCAACATGCCACAGTATACCTTGGGTAGTTAATGAGTACCTGGCTAAAGCGCATGGAATCACTAGGAACATTCCCAAGGAACTTAAGGACAAATATGTCTTTCAAAATGGAGAACTGGTTCAGCAAAGAAAGCAGGTAGATGTTAAGTACACCATCATGTTAATAATTGGTCTATGTACTAATCGGTTTTGTCTCATCGCTAAACTTTAGGAAGATAAAACCGGAAGggataagggaaaaagaaagagagcaGAAGGTGGTAGCCATGTTGCAGAAGAGACAGATAAAGGTAAATAAAGAGATTATGTCTTGCCTGTATgattttatattgattttctTAATTCTTTTTTATCAGAGACTAATGGCACCGAGGAAGAGCCTCCTATCAATTATCCAATTGAAGATTCACTGTTGCCACTGGAACCTGATGATGCTAATATCACTCAGCGTCCTTCTCCCTCACGGGATTTTAGTGTTCCAATGGATTGTGTTGGGGATCTTCTTATGGTCTGGGACTTTTGCTCTTCATTTGGTAGGCAGCTGCATCTATGGCGGTTTTCTCTTGAGGACTTTGAGAATGCTCTCTGCCACAAGGAGAGTAATTTGGTTCTTATCATGGAAGTGCATGCCCGTCTTTTTCGGTTCCTCATCAATGAAGGCGATGACACTTTCAAAGCTTTGAAGAGAAGGAGTCGCAAGTCAAAGGTTAGATCTTCATCTCACAGTAATATGTTATTCTCATTGAACATGAAGTTGTCAGGCTTGTGACGGATGGCCTGCTTGTTGATTTATTTCATTCTTGTTTCAGATAACATTGATCACATGGACAGAGTTTTTATGCGACTTCTTGGACTCGGTTGACATCCCTGATCTGTGCTGTGACATTGGAACGATCAAACGGGGACATTATGGTCTATTGGACCCCAATGTGAAACTGGGAATCCTAAGGGAGTTGGTGAACCAGATAGCTGAAACAATGTTGTTTAAGGGAGAAGTAGACGAGCTTCTTGAACAACGGCATGCCCTTGGAGctgctagaagagaagaagcgtTGGCGGAAGccaaacaaaaaagaaaggagaaagaACGCTCCAAAACTGGCGAGGAAGCTAGAAAGAAAAACAGCCCACAGGTAATAGAAAGCAGTGAAGACAGCAAAATGAAAGAGAGCACTGAGGGGGAAACTAAGATGGAGAATGGGTCTGTTTCTTCAGGAAAACCTGAAAAATCAGAGAAAAGGTTTGGCTTCTACTATTTAAACGTTTTGTTTTCAAACTATATTTGAGCTTATAACTGTTCTTGTGGTTGTGATAGGCTTATGGCGAATGTCTATCTGAGAAAGCACAAAAAGCATATGACGGATACAAAAAGCACATCAAaggagaaggtggagaaggaagaggaggaggctgaatcagaagaaggagaagaggaggaggaggaggagaaaggAAAATCATCAAGTGAAGATGAGAAAGGAACATTAGAAATGAGGGGCCCCGAGCAGAGGGTTGAGTCCTTTCCTCTCATAATCTATGTTTGCTTTGACCAATCAAGTCTGACCTTTGTATTTGTATGCAGAGGCAATACTATGAACGAGAGATGGAGAAAATAGTGATACGTACAAACACCTTGGGTAAAGATAGGAACTACAACAGGTACTGGTGGTTCCGAAGCAATGGGAGGATATTTGTTGAGGATTCTGATTGCAAAGAATGGGGCTATTATACCTCCAAGGAAGAGGTATCATCATCAAGCCACATATGGTTTAATTCTTTGTTTGATCATTTAATTGcatagatttattcaaatttgttttgtgGAAATCCAGCTCGATGCATTGATGGGATCATTGAACCGTAAAGGAGAGAGGGAACTGTCATTACATACGCAGCTAGAGAAATTCTATGACAGGATATGGTCAGTTTAGAGCTTCTCACTTCTATTTTACACTTGTAGAAAACACTGCATTAACTGAAGTCTCATGGTTTCTGTGACATGGCTAATGACTTGTGATTTTGCAGCTCAACACTACAAAAGAGGGCGAAGGACATAGCTCACAACATAGAAATGGAAGAAGCAGTGGTTAGGAGATCGAGCCGTGTAAAAGCTCCTCTTCATGAAAATCCAGCTAGTGCCTTCCAGAGATATGTTAACAAGTGGAAAGAGGACTAAACATAGCAGACTTCGATTCTGCATAAGAAAAGCTTTTGCAGTTGCAGCCATAACCAAAACTAGCCATTTACGGGCTTGCCTTCTCTAGTTTTTCTTTCTGGTTCTTAGGACATTGGTAGGAGCCTTGCAACTTATGACCGCAAAAAGGATAGTCTTATCGTATGGGCAAGATGGTgttgggtttttgtttttttctgttgccattcatcatcttctatGACATACACTTTGCCGGCTAAATAGAAGTTTCATTATTATCCCCAATATCCTCTGTCATTTGCTTCTCTTATTTTGAGGTTTCAGGCAAGTTTTATAGGTAATTTCATGTTTTGAAGGAGTAGAAGAGAACATACGAATTTTCAATGACACAGCCTCTTTGTTAAGCTCTACAATCAAAGAATGTGTaacttttaatagatttttttttaataaatagaaaatcAAAGTGTTGCGAGAATATAACAAGAGTTCGtacatcaaaaataaataacgtTCAAAACAACAACATACCATTAAGACAAAATCTACCTGGaacgataatttttttttccttttctcttgtCAAAACCGGGAGCGACTCTAAG
This genomic stretch from Brassica napus cultivar Da-Ae chromosome C9, Da-Ae, whole genome shotgun sequence harbors:
- the LOC106419505 gene encoding DDT domain-containing protein DDB_G0282237 translates to MPLLKKKPHKLLEPPKNLQPQELVFQVRLTKEIFRDYQMYLKRINLYRQRVWTCKSTGKTSLTYEEALDSEKLASKKVQTLPRELVAPALRIIQFSTLSLKDLADTIATELQTCFFAGAELYGNRDGESHPCRILNILTDGDSEPQYEVGFLDKDKEINEKAVLSGEDLSWKKKFPFSRNFLKSFIRESTCHSIPWVVNEYLAKAHGITRNIPKELKDKYVFQNGELVQQRKQEDKTGRDKGKRKRAEGGSHVAEETDKETNGTEEEPPINYPIEDSLLPLEPDDANITQRPSPSRDFSVPMDCVGDLLMVWDFCSSFGRQLHLWRFSLEDFENALCHKESNLVLIMEVHARLFRFLINEGDDTFKALKRRSRKSKITLITWTEFLCDFLDSVDIPDLCCDIGTIKRGHYGLLDPNVKLGILRELVNQIAETMLFKGEVDELLEQRHALGAARREEALAEAKQKRKEKERSKTGEEARKKNSPQVIESSEDSKMKESTEGETKMENGSVSSGKPEKSEKRLMANVYLRKHKKHMTDTKSTSKEKVEKEEEEAESEEGEEEEEEEKGKSSSEDEKGTLEMRGPEQRRQYYEREMEKIVIRTNTLGKDRNYNRYWWFRSNGRIFVEDSDCKEWGYYTSKEELDALMGSLNRKGERELSLHTQLEKFYDRICSTLQKRAKDIAHNIEMEEAVVRRSSRVKAPLHENPASAFQRYVNKWKED